The Thermotoga sp. Ku-13t DNA segment TGTCCAACTCTTTCCCATCGCTCAACAGTCGCAGTATCTCGTTCATCTCCTGATCGACCGTGATGGGAAGCCTTTTGACCCTGAGCGCTGAGGCTCTTATGTTCATCTCCTGCAACAACGCTCTGAGAATGTTCATTAGCTTCTCCTGATGGACGTATGGCACCGGTGTCACGCGCACGATCCTGCGAGACAGAAACCTGTCAGCATTCTTCTCGATTCGATCTGCAAGCTGTTTGATCTGCTCGTACAGTTCGATCCGTCTGTAGATATCTTCTTCCATTGTCTTCAGCTGCTGTCTTTCCTTCTCTGAGAGGGAGGGTAACAGGTATCTGGATTTGATTTCCATCAGCTGTGAAGCCATGACGAAGAAGTCCGAAGCTATCTGCAGGTCGAGTTTTTTCATTCTTTCAACGTGCTCGATAAACTCATCTGCGAGTTGAGATATGGGGATCTGTCGCGCATTTATCTTGCGCTTCTTGACCAGGTGCAACAACAGATCGAGCGGACCTTCGAACTGAGGCAATCTGAATATTAATTCCAAGCGATCACCTCAAAAGAGTAGATTCATTCTACTCCTGACCAGTTCCATCGTGCGCTCTGCAGTGCTCTTCGCTTTGCGGTTTCCCTCCACGATCACGTCCATGGCGAAGCGCACATCCACTTTCGAGTACCTCTCCCATACGGGTTCTAATTCTCTCAACATGTTTTTCAAAAGCAACTTCTTACAGTCGATACATCCGATCTTCGCGTTCGTGCATCCATCGAACACCCATTGTTTCTCTTCTTCACTTATTCCGAACGCTCTGTGATAGTCCCAGACGGGGCATTTGTTCGGATCGCCCGGATCGGTTCTGCGTTTCCTCGCCGGATCAGTTACCATTGGTAAAATGCTCTTTTCGAGCTCTTTGGCAGTGTTCTCCAGGGGTATTATGTTGCCATAACTTTTGCTCATCTTTCGGCCGTCAGTTCCGGGAAGCTTCGGCACGATCGACAGCACTGCCTGCGGTTCCGGAAAGGTTGGACCGTAGAGGTAATTGAACCTTCTGGCGATCTCTCTCGTCAGCTCTATGTGGTACACCTGATCCTCCCCGACGGGTACGCCTTCAGCCATGTAGATCAGTATGTCAGCCGCCTGGAGCACGGGATAGAGAAGAAACCCAGCGTTCGAAAGATCTTTCTCTGAGAGCTGCTGCTTCATCTCCTTGTACGTTGGAACTCTCTCTAGCCATGGCAGAGGAACGATCATCGAGAACAGCAAAGCGAGTTCGGCGTGTTCTTTGACCCCGGATTGAACGAAGAGAACTGATTTTTGTGGATCCAGACCGCACGCCAGAAACGCCCTCATGACTTCGATCGTGTACTGCTGAAGCTGCTTCGTGTCATCGTAGGCCGTGGTCAACGCATGCCAGTCTGCAACGAAAAAGAAACACTCGTGACCTTCATCCTGAAGCCGTTTCCAGTTTCTTAGAGCACCGACGTAGTTACCGATGTGAGGTTTTCCTGTGGGTCTGACACCGCTCAGAAGCCTCAAGTCTGACCACCTCTCGATGCTATTCGAGCAACCCGGTTCATCAGTATCGCGGTGGTCACAACACCTACGCCACCAGGTACCGGCGTGACGATCGCTTTCTTCTCAACCTCTGGATCAACATCCCCCACAACCTTGTCCCCCACAACGTTGATACCAACATCGATAACAAAAGTACCTTCTCTCACCATCCCGGGTTTCAGAAAGGCTGCCCTTCCGACTGCCACGACGATCACGTCCGCCTGAAGCGTTTTCTCTTCCAGATTCCTCGTTTTCGTGTGACACACAGTGACCGTGGCACTCCTGTCACGCCTCAGCAGCATGATGCTCAGCGGTAAACCCACAGTGTTGCTCCTGCCTATTATTACGACGTTCTTTCCTTGTAAATCCATGTTTCTACTCAGAATCTCCACGACAGCTGCGGCAGTACAGGGAGCGAAACTTTCCTCACCGTACATCAGCTTTCCAAGGTTTGCAGGGTTCCTCCCCTCGACGTCCTTATTGGGATCTATAAGCGATGCGACCTCGAATTCATCGATTCCTTTCGGCAGCGGGTGTGCGACAAAGATACCGTGCACCGTTTCATCTTTCGAAAGTTCCAGAAGCTTCTGCCTCAAAGCCGCGACGTCTTCCAGTATGAACGTCTCGTGATCGATGTTCAAACTTTTCGCTTTCTTCTGCTGGCTCTTGAGGTACGAGATCGTTCCTTCGTCGGGGTTTATCGCCAGACTCACCAACCTGGCATGGTTCTTGCCGGTCAAGGACAGCGTTTCTTCATCTACGACCCTTGCTATACTCTTACAGTCGATGTACAAGCTCCCACCACCTCAGAACAGGCCAACGATGTTACCGTTCTCATCGATATCAATGTTCACAGCGTTCGGTTTCTTTCCAAGGCCCGGCATCAGCATGATGTCCCCGGCTACCGCCACAACGAATCCTGCGCCCGCCGAGAGCAGAAAGTCCCTCACGGTGAACGTGTAATCCTTCGGGGCACAGATCTTGTCGGGATCGTCGGATATGGAATACTGGGTTTTTGCGACTATCACAGGCAAATTCCCATAACCGTTCTTTTCGAGTCTCTCGAGCGAAGCTTCTGCCTCCTTTGTGAAAGCAACATTCTTCGCTCTGTAGATCTCGCGCGCGAGTATTTCTATCTTCTCGCGCACAGATTCCGATCCTTTCAGCAGGGGCTCGTACCTCGAATCGTCCGCAATGCGCACGACCTTCTCCGCGAGTTCCAGGGCCCCCTCTGAGCCTTTCGCAAAAGCTTCGTTGACCGCTACCGGAACGTCCATACTTTCAACGAAGTCCTGCAAAAAGCGCAGCTCTTCCTCTGTATCGGTATCGAACCTGTTTATTGCGACAGCCACGGGCACTCTATACTTCTTCATGTTCTCGATGTGAACTTTCAAATTTTCCACGCCTTTCTGCAACGCCTCAACGCTCGGTTTGCTTAGATCTTTAAGATTCATCCCCCCGTGGAACTTCAGCGCCCTGACGGTGGCGACGATAACAA contains these protein-coding regions:
- a CDS encoding bifunctional 5,10-methylenetetrahydrofolate dehydrogenase/5,10-methenyltetrahydrofolate cyclohydrolase; amino-acid sequence: MYIDCKSIARVVDEETLSLTGKNHARLVSLAINPDEGTISYLKSQQKKAKSLNIDHETFILEDVAALRQKLLELSKDETVHGIFVAHPLPKGIDEFEVASLIDPNKDVEGRNPANLGKLMYGEESFAPCTAAAVVEILSRNMDLQGKNVVIIGRSNTVGLPLSIMLLRRDRSATVTVCHTKTRNLEEKTLQADVIVVAVGRAAFLKPGMVREGTFVIDVGINVVGDKVVGDVDPEVEKKAIVTPVPGGVGVVTTAILMNRVARIASRGGQT
- a CDS encoding segregation/condensation protein A — encoded protein: MELIFRLPQFEGPLDLLLHLVKKRKINARQIPISQLADEFIEHVERMKKLDLQIASDFFVMASQLMEIKSRYLLPSLSEKERQQLKTMEEDIYRRIELYEQIKQLADRIEKNADRFLSRRIVRVTPVPYVHQEKLMNILRALLQEMNIRASALRVKRLPITVDQEMNEILRLLSDGKELDIYELLKGVDSKYELIVRFLAILELVHLRRAELVSQDGIFLLRRYEPVEPQSSS
- the trpS gene encoding tryptophan--tRNA ligase is translated as MRLLSGVRPTGKPHIGNYVGALRNWKRLQDEGHECFFFVADWHALTTAYDDTKQLQQYTIEVMRAFLACGLDPQKSVLFVQSGVKEHAELALLFSMIVPLPWLERVPTYKEMKQQLSEKDLSNAGFLLYPVLQAADILIYMAEGVPVGEDQVYHIELTREIARRFNYLYGPTFPEPQAVLSIVPKLPGTDGRKMSKSYGNIIPLENTAKELEKSILPMVTDPARKRRTDPGDPNKCPVWDYHRAFGISEEEKQWVFDGCTNAKIGCIDCKKLLLKNMLRELEPVWERYSKVDVRFAMDVIVEGNRKAKSTAERTMELVRSRMNLLF